From Atribacterota bacterium, one genomic window encodes:
- the thrB gene encoding homoserine kinase: MIFEVNVPATTANIGCGFDVLGMALDLYYRVQVNVNEDGSFAILHRGEGAETIPFSENHLLYRTVRTVWEKLHFPPVGFRVEAFNDIPVARGLGSSAACIVAGVTVANFIAGSVLSLEEMIRIACEIEGHPDNVLPAFLGGFTVAMPYEGKMYYRKFSFFPNAEIVLCVPQYGLSTAAMRKLLPETYPRQQVVFNLSHLAYLLGSLFEGDFDGFLLALEDYLHQPYRGKAIKGFFEVKEYVQRMGLGNAAISGSGPTVVLFLRRPLAEEEVGEIQTLFHAQGGGEVVLKRVQWVERGAVVKLL; the protein is encoded by the coding sequence ATGATTTTCGAGGTGAATGTTCCAGCGACGACGGCCAATATCGGTTGTGGGTTTGATGTTCTGGGGATGGCGCTTGATCTTTATTATCGGGTACAGGTGAACGTGAATGAAGACGGCTCTTTCGCCATACTTCATCGGGGAGAAGGGGCAGAAACGATTCCTTTTTCAGAAAACCATCTTCTGTATCGGACTGTGAGAACGGTGTGGGAGAAGTTGCACTTCCCACCGGTTGGGTTTCGGGTTGAAGCATTTAATGACATTCCGGTGGCTCGGGGCCTGGGAAGCAGTGCAGCCTGTATTGTAGCAGGAGTTACTGTAGCCAATTTTATTGCTGGGAGCGTTTTATCTTTAGAGGAAATGATTCGCATAGCCTGTGAAATCGAGGGACATCCTGACAATGTTCTTCCCGCTTTTCTGGGTGGTTTTACCGTGGCCATGCCATACGAGGGGAAAATGTATTATCGTAAGTTTTCCTTTTTCCCCAATGCGGAAATCGTTTTGTGTGTTCCTCAGTATGGATTGAGCACTGCGGCCATGCGCAAACTGCTTCCTGAGACATATCCCCGCCAGCAGGTGGTGTTCAATCTTTCTCATCTGGCCTATCTTCTGGGGAGCCTTTTTGAGGGGGATTTTGACGGTTTTCTCCTGGCGCTTGAAGATTATCTTCATCAACCCTATCGAGGAAAAGCAATCAAAGGATTTTTTGAGGTAAAAGAGTACGTCCAGAGAATGGGCTTAGGAAATGCAGCGATCAGCGGTTCCGGACCAACCGTAGTCCTTTTTTTACGTCGGCCTCTGGCTGAGGAAGAGGTTGGAGAAATTCAGACTCTTTTCCACGCTCAAGGTGGAGGGGAAGTGGTATTGAAAAGGGTTCAATGGGTTGAGAGGGGAGCGGTGGTGAAGCTGTTATGA
- a CDS encoding aspartate kinase, which translates to MSVIVQKYGGSSVADLDKIHFVAEKVKKYWQAGHKLVVVVSAMGKTTDTLLSMAHSICSSPPERELDMLLATGEQVSVALLCMALFARGVRAISLTGGQAGIITTGMHTKAKIVHIEVSRILKYLEEGQVVVVAGFQGKTANEDITTLGRGGSDTTACALAAALGADFCEIYTDVNGVYTADPRVVPEARKIPSISYDEMSEMANLGAKVLQLRAVDFSQRYGVRVHVRSTFCEDEGTWVEEVEVMEDVKVKAVTHTKEVMKVVLLGVPNQPGVAASIFKVLADFSVFIDMIIQSEGRGVEKDVAFVVAKEDEGKARRAVAHLGEMISFREAKFDDSMGKISIVGAGIASDPRIAYRMFSALARTGANIDMISTSNLRISCLIPRDRVEEAVRVLHEEFIGEGEVILNGES; encoded by the coding sequence ATGAGCGTCATTGTGCAGAAGTACGGTGGTTCTTCAGTGGCAGATCTGGATAAAATTCATTTTGTGGCGGAGAAGGTGAAAAAATACTGGCAGGCCGGCCATAAATTGGTGGTGGTGGTTTCAGCGATGGGGAAAACCACTGATACCTTGCTTTCTATGGCTCACTCTATTTGTTCTTCTCCACCGGAACGAGAACTGGATATGCTCCTTGCCACAGGCGAACAGGTCTCGGTGGCGCTACTCTGTATGGCACTTTTTGCAAGAGGGGTTCGCGCTATTTCTCTCACTGGTGGACAGGCAGGCATTATCACCACCGGAATGCACACCAAGGCGAAAATTGTCCACATTGAGGTGAGCCGGATCTTAAAGTATCTTGAGGAAGGTCAAGTCGTGGTTGTGGCGGGTTTTCAGGGAAAAACAGCCAATGAGGATATCACCACCTTGGGAAGAGGAGGAAGTGACACTACTGCCTGCGCTTTGGCGGCAGCTTTGGGGGCTGATTTTTGCGAGATTTACACTGACGTGAATGGAGTATATACGGCTGATCCTCGGGTTGTTCCTGAAGCTCGCAAAATCCCCTCCATTTCTTATGATGAGATGTCCGAGATGGCGAACCTGGGAGCCAAAGTTCTTCAACTTCGAGCCGTCGATTTTTCTCAGCGCTACGGTGTGCGCGTTCATGTTCGTTCCACGTTCTGTGAGGATGAAGGAACCTGGGTCGAGGAGGTCGAAGTGATGGAGGATGTGAAAGTAAAGGCGGTAACGCATACCAAAGAAGTGATGAAAGTGGTACTTCTGGGGGTTCCCAACCAACCTGGAGTGGCGGCTTCTATCTTTAAGGTGTTGGCTGATTTTTCAGTTTTTATCGATATGATCATCCAGAGTGAAGGTCGGGGAGTGGAAAAAGATGTGGCCTTTGTGGTTGCCAAAGAGGATGAGGGAAAGGCCCGAAGAGCGGTGGCGCATCTTGGGGAAATGATTTCTTTTCGGGAGGCCAAATTTGACGATTCCATGGGAAAAATATCCATTGTTGGTGCTGGCATTGCCAGTGATCCCAGAATTGCCTATCGGATGTTCAGTGCTCTAGCGCGAACTGGTGCGAATATTGATATGATCAGCACCTCAAATTTGCGGATTTCCTGTCTCATTCCTCGGGACCGGG